One region of Triticum aestivum cultivar Chinese Spring chromosome 6B, IWGSC CS RefSeq v2.1, whole genome shotgun sequence genomic DNA includes:
- the LOC123133156 gene encoding RGS1-HXK1-interacting protein 1 — MTDAPSAPAGDSSPPQQQPESGGSISSMVASSASSAAAAAADYTRRGEAFGADLAAAARTAVDTAHAHAYSSAVAASDAANAAMAGALAAVPTLTQAAKEELEWVKKEYFAREQMALGKIKEGVIMAIEHPGIAAGSATVAGIVLLKRPRSYLIQRVRRVFVSKETLLSGIQAEVNHMRQTVNLMSNESQKLMDRAATAEKRFQKGWNTLREEGRAIQSELKQISDIENQAVGLKGILDQLPRAHASEFRSEISGLASQVKKEKRVLNSALTKIVNYGVPI, encoded by the exons aTGACCGACGCGCCGTCCGCTCCCGCCGGCGACTcctcgccgccgcagcagcagccAGAGAGCGGCGGGTCCATCTCCTCCATGGTCGCCTCCTCCGCGTCctccgcggcggccgcggccgcggatTACACGCGCCGGGGCGAGGCCTTCGGGGCCGACCTGGCCGCCGCCGCCAGGACCGCCGTCGACACCGCCCACGCGCACGCCTACTCCTCCGCCGTCGCCGCGTCCGACGCCGCCAACGCGGCCATGGCCGGCGCGCTCGCCGCCGTCCCCACCCTCACCCAGGCCGCAAAG GAAGAGCTGGAATGGGTGAAGAAGGAGTACTTTGCTCGTGAGCAGATGGCGCTGGGCAAGATCAAAG AGGGTGTCATCATGGCCATCGAGCATCCGGGCATCGCTGCGGGCTCAGCTACGGTTGCAGGAATCGTGCTGCTCAAAA GGCCAAGGAGCTACCTAATCCAACGTGTACGGCGTGTATTTGTCAGCAAGGAG ACCCTACTTTCTGGCATCCAGGCTGAAGTGAATCACATGCGGCAAACAGTGAATCTTATGTCGAATGAAAGCCAAAAACTGATG GATCGAGCTGCAACAGCAGAAAAGAGATTCCAGAAAGGGTGGAATACACTCAG GGAAGAAGGGCGTGCCATTCAAAGTGAGTTAAAGCAAATCAGTGATATTGAAAACCAAGCAGTAG GTCTCAAGGGAATTCTCGATCAGCTTCCAAGAGCACATGCATCGGAATTTCGATCAGAG ATTTCCGGCCTAGCCTCTCAGGTCAAGAAGGAGAAGCGTGTGCTCAACTCCGCCCTGACGAAGATTGTGAATTATGGCGTCCCTATCTAA
- the LOC123133157 gene encoding uncharacterized protein, giving the protein MLRLRSCVLAHLLSSPTTSHGSTFRRLLSATTAAPAVSPPTGFAVEEYLVDTCGLTRAQALKASAKLSHLKSPSKPDAVLAFLADLGLSTTDVATVVARDPKFLCAGVERTLSPIIEGLAGLGLSRSEITRLVPLAANDHFRSKPVVSKVHYYLRLLGSFEEFLRALKCNQHLLSHNLERVVKRNVGLLQECTLGACDIGKLAISMPRMLTANVEQIRAMVASAQALGVPRGSGMCRLALRSVAFVSEEKIAAKMEYLKKTFRWSDAEVGIAVSKGPFVLMSSKDMLHRRSEFLISEVGLEPAYIARHPSLLSYSLEGRLRPRYYVMKFLKENRLLKSDTSYYAFVSATKMVFLKKFICPYKEAAPHLVEDYAAACKGEVPTRFRFT; this is encoded by the coding sequence ATGCTCCGCCTCCGGAGCTGCGTCCTCGCGCACCTGCTCTCCTCTCCCACCACCTCTCACGGCTCCACCTTCCGCCGTCTCCTCTCTGCCACCACCGCCGCGCCCGCCGTTTCCCCACCCACCGGATTCGCCGTCGAGGAGTACCTGGTCGATACCTGCGGTCTCACCCGAGCGCAGGCCCTCAAGGCCTCCGCCAAGCTCTCCCACCTCAAATCCCCATCCAAGCCAGACGCCGTCCTCGCCTTCCTCGCCGACCTTGGCCTCTCGACCACGGACGTCGCCACCGTCGTCGCGAGAGACCCCAAGTTCCTCTGCGCCGGCGTGGAGAGAACCCTGTCCCCAATCATCGAAGGGCTCGCCGGCCTTGGACTGTCGCGTTCTGAGATCACGCGACTCGTCCCGCTCGCCGCAAACGACCACTTCCGCAGCAAACCCGTCGTCTCCAAGGTGCACTACTACCTGCGCCTCTTGGGCTCCTTCGAGGAATTCCTTCGGGCATTAAAGTGTAACCAACATCTCCTCTCGCACAACCTCGAGAGGGTGGTCAAGCGGAATGTCGGATTACTGCAGGAGTGCACGTTAGGTGCTTGCGATATTGGCAAGCTTGCCATCTCTATGCCAAGGATGCTCACCGCCAACGTGGAGCAAATCCGGGCGATGGTTGCCTCTGCTCAAGCTTTAGGTGTGCCTCGGGGCTCTGGGATGTGCAGGCTAGCTCTGCGGTCTGTTGCATTCGTCAGTGAGGAGAAGATTGCTGCCAAAATGGAATACTTGAAGAAGACGTTTAGGTGGTCCGATGCCGAGGTTGGCATTGCTGTGTCAAAGGGTCCATTTGTGCTGATGTCGTCAAAGGACATGCTGCACCGTAGGTCCGAGTTCCTTATCTCTGAGGTGGGGTTGGAGCCGGCATACATTGCTCGCCACCCATCATTGCTCAGTTATAGCTTGGAGGGCCGGCTCAGGCCCCGGTACTATGTTATGAAGTTTCTTAAGGAAAACAGATTGCTCAAGAGTGACACGTCCTACTATGCATTTGTCAGTGCCACCAAGATGGTATTCTTGAAGAAGTTCATATGCCCTTACAAGGAAGCTGCACCACACCTTGTTGAAGACTATGCAGCTGCTTGCAAAGGAGAAGTGCCGACTAGATTCAGATTTACATGA